One genomic segment of Rivularia sp. PCC 7116 includes these proteins:
- a CDS encoding Calx-beta domain-containing protein, producing the protein MLDSENVNQYNFAYLIDVSNSVDEKTLEKAKDAYIGSIQSLIDIGIADVSNFAVIPFGSDASLYGPLNATEAISKIKGLSGKNGFTNFNAALETANQFYSTVPSGGKNTVKFLSDGYSTIGGSFKESAYALHKVADVQAYGIGAANIQDLRIIDSDEPVIVNEASQLAARFVDHMGGLVADKSQNSDSEGDSNDEIEVASPPPNQAVKENSSDNGNEQNSKTGEKNLVDNSGSPNPPTSIETGIDNRDDLGIGSNIDGLTDLEFPIIDVEDVSIQEGSIGTSIAQFVVNLSSPATEEIQFSYQTVDGSAIAVSDYNQASGQITIPTGETSAAINIIVNGDREIEQDEEFTLNLNNLSSATFANNETEYNKVAVIENDDVAQSSAIIPQNEVQIPQPQDYGSLLKGNLMDLQSFTDEVTLDFTVEREAIYDNVVGFYKINDIEGSITDPVTGEEFKPSDGEAYAKLAIQLREPELELSLEESQSSITIEGSLSGEHYYAPLIAVDGDFSQVYFSFAQANSDKAEHIRSLGNNTFGFEDMFNGGDNDFDDIVIQAEVKTI; encoded by the coding sequence ATGCTTGATTCGGAAAACGTGAACCAATACAACTTTGCTTATTTAATTGACGTATCCAATAGTGTCGATGAAAAAACGTTAGAGAAAGCCAAAGATGCTTATATAGGTTCGATTCAATCTTTGATAGATATAGGCATTGCAGATGTTAGCAACTTTGCAGTAATTCCTTTTGGCTCTGATGCATCTCTTTATGGACCATTAAATGCCACAGAGGCAATTTCAAAAATTAAAGGTTTGTCTGGAAAAAATGGTTTTACTAATTTCAACGCAGCACTTGAAACAGCAAATCAATTTTACTCTACGGTACCCAGTGGAGGAAAAAACACAGTCAAATTTCTCTCTGATGGATATTCAACCATAGGAGGAAGTTTTAAAGAATCAGCATATGCTTTACACAAGGTTGCTGATGTTCAAGCTTATGGTATTGGAGCTGCAAACATCCAAGATTTGAGAATTATAGATTCAGATGAACCAGTGATAGTCAATGAAGCATCACAATTAGCTGCCCGATTTGTCGATCATATGGGTGGTTTAGTTGCCGATAAATCTCAGAATAGTGATTCAGAAGGCGATAGTAATGATGAAATTGAAGTTGCTTCACCTCCTCCAAATCAAGCTGTAAAAGAGAACTCATCAGATAACGGAAACGAACAAAATTCAAAAACAGGGGAAAAAAATCTAGTTGATAATTCCGGCTCGCCAAACCCACCAACCTCTATCGAAACAGGGATTGACAATAGAGACGATTTAGGCATAGGTAGCAATATCGACGGATTGACCGATCTCGAATTTCCCATCATAGATGTCGAGGACGTCTCCATCCAAGAAGGGAGTATCGGAACCAGTATTGCCCAATTTGTGGTTAATTTATCTTCACCTGCTACCGAGGAGATCCAGTTTTCCTACCAAACTGTCGATGGAAGCGCAATTGCTGTTTCTGATTACAATCAAGCATCTGGACAAATTACCATCCCGACTGGCGAAACTAGTGCAGCAATTAACATCATAGTTAATGGCGATCGCGAGATAGAGCAAGATGAAGAGTTTACCCTAAACCTTAACAATTTATCTTCAGCAACCTTTGCTAACAATGAAACAGAGTATAACAAAGTTGCCGTCATAGAAAACGATGATGTTGCCCAAAGTTCAGCAATCATTCCTCAAAATGAAGTCCAAATTCCACAACCGCAAGATTATGGAAGTCTTCTTAAAGGGAATCTAATGGATTTACAATCTTTTACAGATGAGGTGACATTAGACTTCACTGTAGAAAGAGAAGCAATATATGACAATGTTGTTGGATTTTACAAAATCAACGATATAGAAGGAAGCATTACAGATCCCGTAACCGGAGAAGAGTTCAAACCAAGCGATGGAGAAGCTTATGCAAAATTAGCAATCCAGCTTCGGGAACCAGAACTCGAATTGAGCTTAGAAGAGAGTCAAAGTTCTATTACTATCGAAGGCAGTCTCTCTGGAGAACATTATTACGCTCCATTAATTGCGGTTGACGGTGATTTCAGCCAAGTTTACTTTTCGTTTGCTCAAGCCAATTCCGATAAAGCAGAGCATATTCGCTCTTTAGGAAACAATACTTTTGGTTTTGAAGATATGTTCAATGGTGGTGATAATGACTTCGACGATATCGTTATCCAAGCAGAGGTTAAAACT
- a CDS encoding HlyD family efflux transporter periplasmic adaptor subunit, with protein MTQLNGNLNGKNSPQSVLPGLAKTPQDSIHQKSGRSHVPEFDQPVILRRSPMLSRAALWSILGVTVFTISWAYFSKIDQAIPAQGQLEPQGAVREVQVPINGMVEKVFVKDGQRVKEGDVLLNLDHAGAEAELVTARKVREALKLENQFYRSLFSGSGSPSTVASVKVPQEMARLAQSRSALLQENQFYRALLSGNANGANLTGEQQLRLFSSQQELRTQAAQIKLEQAQLQQQLAQTKERLDNARNVLAINQGILNDLEPLFKEGAIARLQYLQQKQEVSNRKSEVAQLGQEIQRLRLAITQTGQQLQNALSTSAKDTLTQIADNQKRIAEIDSQINKSIVENEKRIAELDGQIKQAKLTRKYQVVRAPVDGVVFDLKASNPGYVANTTEPVLKVVPEQSLMAEIFITNKDIGFVKEGMPVDVRFESYNFSEFGDIKGTLVSVGKDALPPDEIYPYYRFPAQVKLNRQTLSANGRQLPLQSGMSVTANIKTRDRSILSIFTDKFTKTVESVKFVR; from the coding sequence ATGACTCAACTCAACGGTAATCTTAACGGTAAAAACTCTCCGCAATCTGTACTTCCTGGATTGGCAAAAACTCCCCAAGATTCTATTCACCAAAAAAGTGGTAGATCCCATGTCCCTGAATTTGACCAACCCGTAATTTTACGGCGATCGCCAATGTTGTCGCGGGCGGCGTTATGGAGCATTCTGGGTGTAACCGTATTTACAATTTCCTGGGCATACTTTTCCAAAATTGACCAAGCGATCCCCGCTCAAGGACAATTAGAACCCCAGGGAGCCGTTAGAGAAGTACAGGTTCCCATCAACGGTATGGTAGAAAAGGTTTTTGTTAAAGATGGGCAACGAGTTAAAGAGGGAGACGTACTCTTAAATCTCGACCATGCAGGTGCTGAAGCCGAGCTTGTAACAGCCCGAAAAGTTCGCGAAGCTTTGAAGCTAGAAAATCAGTTTTATCGCAGCTTGTTCAGTGGTTCCGGTTCCCCCTCTACCGTAGCTTCAGTTAAAGTGCCTCAAGAAATGGCAAGGTTGGCACAAAGCCGAAGCGCTTTATTACAAGAAAATCAATTTTATCGAGCGCTGTTGAGCGGAAATGCTAATGGTGCAAATTTAACCGGAGAACAGCAACTACGTTTATTTTCCAGCCAACAAGAACTAAGAACCCAAGCCGCTCAAATAAAATTAGAACAAGCTCAATTACAACAACAATTAGCACAAACTAAAGAACGACTTGATAATGCTAGGAATGTTCTAGCTATCAATCAAGGTATTCTTAACGATTTAGAACCTTTGTTTAAAGAAGGAGCAATTGCTCGTTTACAATATCTACAGCAAAAGCAAGAAGTTAGCAATCGCAAGAGTGAAGTTGCTCAATTAGGTCAAGAAATACAGCGTTTAAGATTAGCCATTACTCAAACAGGTCAGCAATTACAAAATGCTTTATCAACTTCTGCCAAAGATACATTAACTCAAATTGCAGATAATCAAAAACGTATTGCTGAAATTGATAGTCAAATTAATAAATCAATTGTCGAGAATGAAAAGCGAATTGCGGAATTAGACGGTCAAATTAAACAAGCAAAATTAACTAGGAAGTACCAAGTTGTTAGAGCTCCAGTAGATGGAGTTGTATTTGATTTAAAAGCCAGCAATCCTGGATATGTAGCTAACACTACCGAACCCGTCCTCAAAGTCGTACCCGAACAATCACTGATGGCTGAGATATTTATAACTAATAAAGACATTGGGTTTGTTAAGGAAGGAATGCCGGTTGATGTTAGATTTGAAAGTTATAACTTCAGTGAATTCGGCGATATTAAAGGTACTTTGGTATCTGTAGGTAAAGATGCCTTACCCCCAGATGAAATTTATCCTTACTATCGCTTTCCGGCTCAGGTTAAGTTGAATAGACAAACTCTATCAGCTAACGGAAGACAATTGCCACTTCAATCTGGTATGTCCGTTACAGCTAATATAAAGACGCGAGACAGAAGTATCTTGAGTATATTTACCGACAAATTTACCAAAACGGTTGAAAGCGTCAAATTTGTGAGATAA
- a CDS encoding peptidase domain-containing ABC transporter, translating into MTYTTTNIQEFLAGTVPFNQLQPGGMAKLLEKAQLYRYRMGQVILAREKMPAQISILFSGQVRLLGYEPQTQIPVTLERLQPGAVMGWLETVRGVPGSTAIASTEVICINIDAAEFLALLGEDENFSAYFYNRAGIVEVFELLSKQLRQQANNQLILQALNCANTKELALKIFDDTQIVSLTTGSRANQLSPDYHWLVSGGSVSPELVGNRFDADESLPRGSRVRLLGITAEVFSPSDTLLQNPTEDVQQADITEVIPPGGSSTTYEDIPYAPAEPPEAEYDRGYKSSAAANKYPHVRGSGSINAILACFHMLSKHLNMPFRKEVIRKVLVNQEKRTGSLSLQQCGAVAQLVGLRPQLIGVPASALGRIEPPAIVQWQDSFAVLYEVSPKTTVVGVPESGILTQKTSDVAQVLLQSQPQNEEQQQEAIPVLLLQATEETPQQKFGLSWFLPSLNKYKGVLIEVFIASFFFQLFGLANPLVTQVIIDKVINQNSPDTLQVLGVFLLVIAVFEAILGTIRTYLFVDTTNRIDLALGSEIIDHLLRLPLRYFEKRPVGELSTRVNELEKIRSFLTGTALTVVLDAVFSVIYIVVMFIYSWILALVALGTLPLFAILTFVVSPIVRRQLRHKAERNAHAQSHLVEILSGIQTVKAQNIELRSRWQWQERYSRYVSAGFKTVQTSTAAGSTSGFLNKLSGLLVLWVGAYLVLDGKLTLGQLIAFRIIAGYVTSPLLRLTQLWQNFQETALSLERLSDIIDSPQEATEEDRGNIPMPMIEGAVKYDNVSFRFKPTGPMQLNNISLEFPAGVFVGVVGQSGSGKSTLMKLLPRLYPLESGRILIDGYDINKVELYSLRQQVGIVPQDTLLFEGSVQENIALNYPDATPEEIIEAAKIAVAHEFIMDLPNGYNSRVGERGSALSGGQRQRVAIARTILQNPRLLILDEATSALDYESERQVCLNLAEAFKGRTVFFITHRLSTIRNADIILMLDKGYVVEQGTHQELMSLKGRYYCLYQQQEAQI; encoded by the coding sequence ATGACTTATACAACAACTAATATCCAAGAATTTTTAGCAGGGACTGTTCCCTTTAATCAGCTGCAGCCCGGGGGGATGGCAAAGCTTTTAGAAAAAGCACAACTGTACCGCTACCGGATGGGACAGGTTATCCTAGCACGGGAAAAAATGCCCGCTCAAATATCAATTCTTTTTTCCGGGCAAGTGCGTTTACTCGGTTACGAACCTCAAACTCAAATACCTGTAACTTTAGAAAGACTCCAACCCGGAGCAGTTATGGGTTGGCTAGAAACAGTACGGGGTGTACCTGGTTCTACTGCTATAGCTTCGACGGAAGTTATTTGTATTAATATTGATGCTGCGGAGTTTTTGGCTTTATTAGGTGAAGATGAAAATTTTAGTGCATATTTTTATAATCGTGCGGGAATAGTTGAAGTATTTGAATTACTGTCGAAACAGCTGAGACAGCAAGCAAATAACCAATTAATTTTACAAGCATTAAATTGTGCTAATACCAAAGAATTAGCGCTAAAGATTTTTGATGACACACAAATTGTTAGCTTAACTACTGGCTCGCGAGCTAACCAATTAAGTCCCGATTATCACTGGTTAGTCAGCGGAGGAAGCGTTTCCCCCGAATTAGTCGGCAATCGTTTTGATGCAGATGAATCTTTACCAAGAGGAAGCCGGGTTCGTTTGTTGGGAATAACAGCAGAAGTGTTTTCACCATCAGACACTTTATTACAAAATCCTACCGAAGACGTACAGCAAGCGGACATAACCGAAGTAATTCCCCCTGGTGGCTCTTCAACAACATATGAAGATATTCCCTACGCACCTGCTGAGCCTCCCGAAGCTGAATACGATCGCGGATACAAGTCTTCTGCTGCTGCGAATAAGTACCCCCACGTGCGCGGAAGCGGTTCAATAAACGCTATTCTGGCTTGCTTCCACATGTTGAGTAAGCATTTAAATATGCCCTTCCGCAAGGAAGTTATTCGTAAAGTGTTAGTTAACCAAGAGAAACGCACGGGTTCCTTATCGTTACAGCAATGCGGAGCTGTAGCACAGTTAGTTGGTTTGAGACCCCAATTAATTGGCGTACCCGCAAGCGCATTAGGAAGAATTGAACCCCCTGCAATTGTTCAATGGCAAGATAGTTTTGCCGTACTTTACGAAGTTAGTCCTAAAACAACAGTAGTAGGCGTACCAGAATCGGGAATCCTAACTCAGAAAACTTCAGATGTCGCGCAGGTACTGCTTCAATCGCAACCTCAAAACGAAGAACAGCAACAAGAGGCTATTCCTGTATTGCTGCTGCAAGCCACCGAAGAAACACCACAGCAAAAATTCGGGTTAAGTTGGTTTTTACCTTCGTTAAATAAATATAAAGGCGTACTCATAGAAGTATTTATCGCCTCCTTCTTCTTCCAGTTGTTTGGTTTGGCAAACCCCCTGGTAACACAAGTAATTATTGATAAAGTAATTAATCAGAACAGTCCGGATACCTTGCAAGTTCTTGGTGTATTTCTATTAGTGATTGCAGTTTTTGAAGCAATACTTGGTACTATTCGGACTTACTTGTTTGTAGATACGACAAACCGTATCGATTTAGCTTTAGGTTCGGAAATCATCGACCACTTACTACGTTTACCGTTACGTTACTTTGAAAAGCGACCCGTAGGTGAACTTTCCACCAGGGTTAACGAATTAGAAAAAATTCGTAGCTTTTTAACTGGTACTGCTTTAACAGTGGTTTTAGATGCGGTTTTCTCCGTTATCTACATCGTAGTAATGTTTATTTATAGCTGGATATTGGCTTTAGTCGCTTTAGGTACGCTGCCATTATTTGCTATTCTTACCTTTGTCGTTTCTCCTATTGTCCGCCGACAGCTACGGCATAAAGCAGAGCGTAATGCTCATGCACAATCCCACTTAGTTGAAATTTTATCGGGTATTCAGACAGTTAAAGCGCAAAACATTGAATTACGTTCCCGTTGGCAATGGCAAGAACGTTATTCTCGTTATGTTAGTGCTGGCTTCAAAACGGTACAAACTTCTACTGCTGCTGGTTCTACTAGTGGTTTTCTCAACAAGCTTTCTGGTTTACTTGTACTGTGGGTAGGAGCTTATCTGGTATTAGACGGCAAACTAACTTTGGGACAGCTAATCGCTTTTCGCATCATAGCCGGTTATGTAACTTCTCCTTTATTACGTCTTACTCAGTTGTGGCAGAACTTTCAAGAAACAGCTTTATCTTTAGAACGCTTGAGTGACATTATCGACTCGCCTCAAGAAGCTACTGAAGAAGACAGAGGTAACATTCCCATGCCGATGATTGAAGGAGCCGTCAAATACGATAACGTTTCTTTCCGTTTCAAACCTACCGGACCAATGCAGCTAAATAACATTAGCTTGGAATTTCCAGCTGGGGTATTTGTCGGTGTCGTCGGTCAAAGTGGTTCCGGTAAAAGTACATTGATGAAACTGCTACCGCGTCTTTATCCCTTAGAATCCGGGCGCATTCTCATTGATGGTTACGACATCAACAAAGTAGAACTTTACTCACTACGACAGCAAGTAGGTATTGTGCCACAAGATACCTTACTTTTTGAAGGGTCCGTACAGGAGAATATCGCCTTAAACTATCCCGATGCTACTCCAGAGGAGATTATCGAAGCAGCCAAAATTGCAGTAGCCCATGAATTTATCATGGATTTGCCGAACGGTTACAATAGTAGAGTAGGCGAACGAGGTAGCGCTTTATCCGGTGGACAGCGTCAAAGAGTCGCAATTGCCCGTACAATTTTACAAAATCCGCGCTTATTAATTCTTGATGAAGCTACCAGCGCTCTCGACTATGAGTCCGAACGTCAGGTATGCTTGAATTTAGCAGAAGCCTTTAAAGGCAGAACTGTTTTCTTTATTACACATAGACTAAGTACAATCCGTAATGCCGACATTATTTTAATGTTAGATAAAGGTTATGTTGTAGAACAGGGAACCCACCAAGAATTAATGTCGCTTAAAGGGCGCTACTATTGCCTATATCAACAGCAAGAAGCACAAATTTAG